In the Cololabis saira isolate AMF1-May2022 chromosome 7, fColSai1.1, whole genome shotgun sequence genome, one interval contains:
- the c1qtnf2 gene encoding complement C1q tumor necrosis factor-related protein 2 encodes MARGHDLSTVPSMLQMCVMICMLAAVVSQSINSTKRARNFPVQSSQLVCSLPGPAGPAGNPGAPGQPGTMGPMGPPGLDGPDGKDGEKGEKGDGGGAGRPGTPGKPGVKGREGIIGKAGRQGLKGRQGSPGLAGQMGPKGELGDTGPRGAPGGCNCGSTARAAFSVAVTKSYPKERMPIRFSRILLNEGNHYNASSGKFVCAVPGVYYFSYDITLANKHLAIGLVHNGQYKIKTFDANTGNHDVASGSTILQLKESDQVWLQIFYSEQNGLFFDPFWTDSTFTGFLIYADQEFLNEADMKANNKTDS; translated from the exons ATGGCCAGGGGCCATGATTTATCAACTG TGCCTAGTATGCTCCAGATGTGTGTGATGATCTGCATGCTGGCAGCTGTTGTCTCCCAGTCAATAAACTCAACCAAGAGGGCTCGTAATTTCCCCGTTCAGTCCTCTCAGCTAGTCTGCAGTCTGCCAGGTCCAGCAGGGCCTGCTGGGAACCCAGGAGCCCCGGGGCAACCAGGGACTATGGGCCCCATGGGGCCACCAGGATTAGACGGTCCagatggaaaagatggagagaagGGTGAAAAGGGAGATGGAG GTGGTGCAGGGAGACCTGGGACCCCAGGTAAGCCAGGGGTGAAAGGTCGTGAAGGTATTATAGGCAAAGCTGGACGCCAGGGACTTAAGGGGCGACAAGGATCACCAGGACTGGCCGGACAAATGGGCCCAAAAGGAGAGCTGGGTGACACGGGCCCGCGAGGAGCTCCCGGTGGTTGTAACTGTGGCAGCACGGCCCGAGCGGCCTTCTCCGTGGCTGTGACAAAGAGTTATCCTAAAGAGCGCATGCCCATCCGCTTCAGCCGGATCCTGCTGAATGAGGGAAATCACTACAATGCCAGCAGTGGGAAGTTTGTCTGTGCAGTCCCTGGGGTCTATTACTTCAGCTATGACATCACACTGGCCAATAAGCACCTGGCCATCGGGTTGGTGCACAATGGACAATACAAGATCAAGACATTTGATGCCAACACAGGAAACCATGATGTGGCTTCTGGTTCTACTATTCTCCAGCTGAAGGAGTCTGATCAGGTCTGGCTGCAAATCTTTTACTCTGAGCAGAATGGACTCTTCTTTGACCCTTTCTGGACAGACAGCACCTTTACCGGCTTTCTTATTTATGCTGATCAGGAGTTTCTCAATGAGGCCGATATGAAAGCCAACAATAAGACTGACAGTTAA
- the ccnjl gene encoding cyclin-J-like protein has product MGKMEREVQWWKGQLASDIHQSLRIKELKLPVYRAHSPQIGMRRYFADLLAILSNRYQLCPTARHLAVYLLDLFMDHYDVAVKQLYVIALSCLLLASKFEEKEDRVPKLEQLNSLGFMCSLNLVLNKRDLIKMELLLLETFGWNLCMPTPAHFIDYYLHAAVQEGDLYNGWPLSSLSKTKAFMDKYTHYFLEVSLQDHSFLSFRPSQVAAACVAASRICLQISPSWTTALHLLTGYTWDHLTQCIELMLLAHDNDVKEANKTKSTPPHRPSSLQSQTSHLSPVSAIQRPASSSSTSSTPQLLYPPDGFPHLSQHSPSLSHLQALADSQALGSVVNMSQDFLQTHRMGLLTGAPAITPGGTFPSYSSLTSGLAPGARALPLPGPLSVQMALAGEPRHCLSMAYTGGYLGAHHTFAAGCFDR; this is encoded by the exons ATGGGAAAGATGGAGAGGGAGGTGCAGTGGTGGAAAGGACAGCTTGCTTCTGATATCCATCAATCCCTGCGCATCAAG GAGCTGAAGCTGCCGGTCTACCGGGCCCACTCTCCACAGATTGGCATGAGACGATACTTTGCGGACCTGTTGGCTATTCTAAGTAACCGCTATCAGCTGTGTCCTACAGCACGTCATCTGGCCGTCTACCTGCTGGACTTGTTCATGGACCACTACGATGTGGCTGTCAAGCAGCTCTACGTCATTGCCCTCTCCTGTTTGCTCCTAGCTA GTAAGTTTGAGGAGAAGGAGGACCGGGTTCCCAAACTGGAGCAGCTGAACTCCCTTGGCTTCATGTGCAGCCTGAACCTTGTTCTCAACAAGAGAGATCTGATCAAAATGGAGCTTCTGCTGCTGGAGACTTTCGGCTGGAATCTGTGCATGCCCACGCCCGCCCACTTTATTGACTACTACCTCCATGCCGCAGTGCAGGAGGGCGACCTTTACAACGGTTGGCCACTGTCTTCCCTCTCCAAGACCAAGGCTTTCATGGACAAATACACTCACTACTTCTTGGAGGTGTCACTACAGG ACCATTCCTTTCTGAGTTTCCGACCATCCCAGGTTGCAGCTGCATGTGTGGCTGCATCACGTATTTGCCTTCAGATTTCCCCGAGCTGGACGACGGCCTTGCATCTCCTAACGGGATATACGTGGGACCACCTCACCCAGTGCATTGAACTCATGTTGCT AGCTCATGACAACGACGTGAAGGAGGCCAATAAAACCAAATCCACCCCCCCTCATCGGCCCTCGTCTCTGCAGTCCCAGACTTCTCACCTCTCTCCAGTTTCAGCCATCCAGCGaccagcctcctcctcctccacctcatccacaccACAGCTGCTTTATCCGCCAGATGGGTTTCCACACCTTTCCCAGCATTCCCCATCCCTGTCCCATCTGCAAGCACTAGCTGACTCCCAGGCTTTGGGCTCCGTGGTGAACATGTCTCAGGACTTCCTTCAGACCCACAGGATGGGTCTTCTAACTGGGGCTCCTGCTATCACTCCTGGAGGAACGTTCCCTTCCTACTCAAGCTTAACCTCAGGTCTCGCACCAGGGGCTCGTGCGCTGCCACTCCCGGGCCCCCTCTCAGTGCAGATGGCACTTGCTGGAGAACCACGACACTGTCTGAGCATGGCTTACACTGGGGGCTACCTGGGGGCGCATCACACGTTTGCAGCCGGCTGTTTTGACAGGTGA